The following are encoded in a window of Verrucomicrobiia bacterium genomic DNA:
- a CDS encoding peptide chain release factor 3, with protein MQAEISRRRTFAIISHPDAGKTTLTEKFLLYGGAVHLAGSVTARKNQRATTSDWMELERQRGISVSSTVLQFEYRGYCINLLDTPGHKDFSEDTYRVLTAVDAAIMVIDAGKGIESQTRKLFEVCRQRRIPIFTFMNKMDRPSREPLSLLDELERVLGIAAFPVNWPLGDGQDFRGVFDRKAKLVHFFERVPGGEYRAPVSVHGLSDPLVRDQMSPDVYARTVEELAMLEGAGAPFEHEAVLAGELTPVFFGSAVNNFGVQLLLDSFLELAPAPRARSVNGRLIPTQGTAFSGFIFKIQANMDPRHRDRLAFVRVCSGLFERDMTVVHTRTGKKVRLSSSHKLFGRDRETIDQAYPGDVVGLVGHAEFRIGDTLAQDESLVYKEIPRFTPECFAWLQSPSTAQFKRFREGFEQLLQEGVVQSFRLKDSSQRAPLLGAVGPLQFEVVQYRLQSEYGAQSRLEPGPWKVLRWAATEEGEAIDETKLPTGAHLAFDVANKPVILFAEQWSCDFFAQRNPDVRLSALPVEEQTQ; from the coding sequence ATGCAAGCTGAAATTTCACGCCGGCGCACCTTTGCGATCATTTCGCACCCCGACGCCGGCAAAACCACATTGACGGAAAAATTCCTCTTGTACGGTGGCGCAGTGCATTTGGCAGGGTCGGTGACCGCGCGCAAGAACCAGCGCGCCACCACGTCGGATTGGATGGAGCTGGAGCGCCAGCGGGGGATTTCGGTGAGCTCGACGGTGCTTCAATTCGAGTATCGCGGTTATTGCATCAACCTGCTCGATACCCCGGGCCACAAAGATTTTTCGGAGGACACCTACCGGGTGCTGACGGCTGTGGACGCGGCCATAATGGTGATCGACGCCGGCAAGGGTATCGAAAGCCAGACACGCAAACTATTCGAGGTCTGCCGCCAGCGGCGCATTCCCATTTTCACCTTCATGAACAAGATGGACCGGCCCTCGCGCGAGCCGCTCTCGTTGCTGGATGAGCTCGAGCGCGTCCTGGGCATCGCGGCATTCCCGGTGAATTGGCCCTTGGGCGACGGCCAGGATTTCCGTGGCGTTTTTGATCGAAAGGCAAAGCTGGTGCATTTCTTTGAACGGGTGCCTGGGGGTGAATATCGCGCGCCGGTGTCAGTGCATGGTCTCTCTGATCCATTGGTACGGGACCAAATGAGCCCTGATGTTTATGCCCGAACGGTTGAAGAGCTGGCCATGCTCGAAGGGGCCGGAGCGCCCTTCGAGCATGAAGCAGTTCTTGCGGGGGAATTGACTCCCGTTTTCTTCGGCAGCGCCGTGAATAATTTCGGCGTGCAACTGCTCCTGGATTCTTTCCTGGAACTGGCGCCGGCCCCCCGCGCGCGCTCCGTCAATGGACGTCTCATACCCACCCAGGGGACGGCCTTCTCGGGTTTCATTTTCAAGATTCAGGCCAACATGGACCCCAGGCATCGAGATCGCCTCGCCTTCGTGCGCGTTTGCTCGGGTTTGTTCGAGCGCGATATGACGGTGGTGCATACGCGCACCGGCAAAAAGGTTCGTTTATCAAGTTCTCATAAACTCTTCGGACGCGACCGCGAGACAATCGACCAGGCCTATCCGGGCGACGTAGTGGGCTTGGTCGGGCATGCCGAGTTCCGCATCGGCGACACATTGGCGCAGGATGAATCGCTCGTTTATAAGGAAATCCCCAGGTTCACCCCCGAGTGCTTTGCGTGGCTGCAGAGCCCCAGCACGGCGCAATTCAAGCGTTTTCGTGAAGGCTTCGAACAACTGTTGCAGGAAGGAGTTGTCCAATCATTTCGGCTCAAGGACAGCAGCCAGCGGGCGCCCTTGCTGGGCGCTGTGGGCCCCTTGCAGTTTGAAGTCGTTCAGTACCGCTTGCAGAGCGAATATGGGGCCCAATCCCGCCTCGAACCGGGTCCTTGGAAAGTCTTGCGCTGGGCCGCCACAGAGGAAGGCGAGGCGATTGATGAAACCAAGCTGCCGACGGGCGCGCACCTGGCCTTCGATGTCGCCAATAAGCCGGTCATCCTGTTTGCCGAGCAGTGGAGTTGCGATTTCTTCGCCCAACGCAATCCCG
- a CDS encoding nitrilase-related carbon-nitrogen hydrolase — protein sequence MNVVALQLDSAWEDKPANFAIVRGLLAKAPPPKGSLVVLPEMFATGFSMNTGAIAEAYGGETENFLAELARQYDVCLVAGAAMRGRDGRARNKALVFSNTGKLLAFYAKMRPFTPGGESEHYVAGEKPVAFRWADCSVCPFVCYDLRFPELFRQAALDHQPELFVVIANWPEKRLQHWVRLLQARAIENQAYVAGVNRVGSDPFYSYPGRSLVVDFNGDILADAGTSQGSTRAALDLAALRKYRQGLPFLADMRNQFPPSLGAVSR from the coding sequence ATGAATGTAGTGGCTCTCCAGCTTGATAGCGCCTGGGAAGATAAGCCGGCCAATTTTGCAATTGTGCGGGGCCTCTTGGCAAAGGCGCCCCCGCCGAAGGGTTCACTTGTGGTGCTGCCCGAGATGTTCGCCACCGGCTTCAGCATGAACACAGGGGCTATCGCCGAGGCGTATGGGGGAGAAACGGAGAACTTCCTGGCCGAGTTGGCCAGACAGTATGACGTTTGCCTGGTTGCGGGCGCGGCAATGCGTGGGCGCGACGGGCGCGCTCGAAACAAGGCCCTGGTATTCTCGAACACCGGCAAACTGCTGGCCTTCTACGCCAAAATGCGGCCATTCACTCCGGGGGGCGAGTCCGAGCATTATGTTGCCGGTGAAAAACCGGTGGCGTTCCGATGGGCGGATTGCTCCGTATGCCCTTTTGTTTGTTACGACCTGCGCTTTCCGGAACTGTTCCGCCAGGCCGCCCTCGACCACCAGCCCGAGCTCTTCGTGGTTATTGCCAACTGGCCCGAAAAGCGATTGCAGCATTGGGTGCGCCTGTTGCAAGCTCGCGCCATTGAAAACCAGGCTTACGTGGCCGGCGTCAACCGCGTCGGTTCCGATCCTTTCTACTCCTATCCTGGCCGCTCATTGGTCGTCGATTTTAACGGCGACATCCTGGCCGATGCCGGCACGAGCCAAGGCTCGACACGTGCCGCTTTGGATTTGGCCGCTTTGCGGAAGTACCGGCAGGGCCTGCCTTTTCTAGCGGATATGAGAAATCAATTTCCTCCTTCCCTCGGCGCGGTTTCCAGGTAA